The Actinomyces lilanjuaniae genome segment CAGTCCGGCCAGGACGAAGGAGTAGATGTCACCGATCCACAGCAGTTGGCTGGCCGTGGGGCCCAGGTCTGCGCTCATCAGGGGAACCGCCAGGGACAGGACCGTGGAGTCGATGGACAGCAGGGTCACCGCCAGGGCAAGGACGGCCAGGGCACACCAGTCCCGCCTTCTGGGGACGGTGCGCCCTGGGGACGCGAGGGTGCAAGGCGTGTGGGTCACGCCTGAAACTTTACTATACGTACAGTATAGATTGGTGCGGGTCCGTTGTGCTGCTACGCACAGGCAGGGCAGGAGCAGCCTCGCTCGGACCGCCCCGGGCACAGGAGGTACCCAGCAGGTCAGGACCGTGGAGACCTGCCCTCCTCGTCTCCCGCCTGGAGGCCCAGGACTCCCGCGACGTCGGGCGGGAAGTAGCCCGGCCCCTTGAGCACCTTGCCGTCCTCACGGTAGACAGGCCTGCCGTCCTCACCCAGCTTGGACATGTTGGAGCGCTGGACCTCGGCCAGGACGGCGGCCAGGTCGATCCCCGTCTCCAGGGCCATGCCGTAGATGACGTAGACCAGGTCCGCTAGGGCGTCGGCTGCGCCCACTGTGTCGCGGGTACCGTCGTCGCAGCGGACCGCCCGGGCGTAGGCGGCCTCGACCTCGGCCCGGGCGTCGGCACCGTAGACGGCACCGGTGAGCTCGGCGAACTCCTCGGCGACCAGGCTCATGCGCATGCCCAGGCTCGGACGGTCTAGGCAGGGGCCGTCGGTGCGGACCGGCAGCTCGTAGACGTGGTGGAAGCGGCGCACCAGGGCCTCAGGGTCGTCCCCCTCCCGCCTGCCCACGCCGTCGTGGGGCACCAGGGGCGTCCAGGCTGCCCCGGCACGACCAGCGCCACCGGAGCCGCTCCCCCGCCCTGGTGCTGCCACCTCTGGTCCGGAGGCTCCCGCCCGGACACTCCTGGGAGCGGGACCGTCCCAGGGGGCTCGAGGCTCACGCGGGTCACCAGGCAGGAGGGTGGCGTACCAGGCGTCGTGCAGGTCCCCCTTGTTGGGCAGCGCGGCCCGCAGATGAGCCTCCCGAGTAAAGCCGAGCCTCCAGGCCACGCGCCAGGAGGCCCAGTTGGGCACGCCGTCGTGGACCTCGCAGACCCAGCGCAGCGCGGCGGCACGTACCGGTCCGGACGCGTCAAAGGCGAGGTCGACGACGGCGCGCACAGCCCGGGTCATGACACCGCGGCCCCGCGCCTGGGCGGCCAGGCTGAACCCGAGCGTGCGGACGTCGCCGGGCTGTGCGCCCAGGCTGACCAGCCCAACCAGGTACCAGCCCCCCCGGCCGTCAGACTCGCGTATCCCCCAGGTCAGCTCCTTGCCGGTCTTCCACCCGGGGGCGGCGACGTCGTTGACGAAGTCACGGGCGTCCTCCACCGTGTAGCCGTGCGGCACAGTGAGCCACTCCTGGATGTCAGGGTCGTCGCAGATCTCGGCGATACGCTCGATATCAGCCAGCGTGGGCGCGGACAGCAGGAGCTCAGGACAGTCGCCGTCGGCAGGGACCGTAATATCGCAGGGCTGCATGGTCGTCATACTAGCGTCCCGCCAAGACCGCCATCTCTCTCGTGATGAGACAGGCACGCCCCTAGCTCACGCGGCGTCGCGGCTACCGCGTACTGTCGTCTGCTGGTGCCGCCCTAGCCTGACTCCGGGCTGGGTACGGTGTTGACAAATCTGCACCCTACGAAGTGGAGCACTCACCATGTCCTACGCAAGCAGCCCTGGCCAGGGCGCGCCCCAGCCGCAGCAGGCCTATGCCCAGCAGGCCGGAGCCTACCCCGGCCAGCAGAATGCCTACGCAACAGGCAGTGCCTACGGGGCCGGCTACGGCTACGGGGCTGGCTACGGCCAGCCCGGCTTCTCCCCCACCCTGTCTCCTGAGGTCGCGCCGCTGCCGGGAGCCGACCCCATCCAGGCGGTCAGGCGCTTCTTCCAGCGCTACGCCCAGTTCCGCGGCTACGCCTCACGCTCAGAGTTCTGGTGGGCCCTCGCTGCCCTGCTCGCGGCCCAGCTTGTCGTCACGCTGGTGGTGCTGGGCCTGACGGCCGGCAGCGCTGCGGCCTCCTCCGACGGAACGCCGAACGCGGCAGTCATAGCCGTGGGCTGGTTCCTGTACATGGTCATCGGTCTAGGCACCATTGTCCCGTACATAGCGTCGGGGGTACGTCGTCTCCACGACGGCGGGTTCTCCGGGCTGTTCTTCCTCCTCGTCCTGGTACCCGGCGGGAGCATCGCGCTCATTGTGCTGTGGTGCCTGCCCTCCCGCCCCGAACGCTACCGCCCCGAGTGGGGCTGACCCGCACCGTCCCGGTGCTGATCAGGCCCGGCGCCCGGAACGCGACAGACAGAGACAGATAGAGAAAGAGACGGATAGAGAAGCAGAGACAGACAGAGAACGAGGGGCCCCGGAAGCCAGGTACTGGCTTCCGGGACCCCTCTGCCCGGGTGTCCGAGGGGGACTTGAACCCCCACGCCCGTTTAATAAGGCACTAGCACCTCAAGCTAGCGCGTCTACCTATTCCGCCACTCGGACAGGATGACTCCTGCTGCCTCAGTAGCACCAGGCAACGCAGAGAAACTTAGCACGACCGCGGCGAAGCCGACAAAACCAGCCCACAGTGCTTCCCGTCACAACTTCCCGTCACACTGATCTGGGACAGCCTTCTTAGGGCTCAGGCAGGCTCTGTACCCACGACAGCCCGCATCGACC includes the following:
- a CDS encoding DUF805 domain-containing protein; translated protein: MSYASSPGQGAPQPQQAYAQQAGAYPGQQNAYATGSAYGAGYGYGAGYGQPGFSPTLSPEVAPLPGADPIQAVRRFFQRYAQFRGYASRSEFWWALAALLAAQLVVTLVVLGLTAGSAAASSDGTPNAAVIAVGWFLYMVIGLGTIVPYIASGVRRLHDGGFSGLFFLLVLVPGGSIALIVLWCLPSRPERYRPEWG
- a CDS encoding GNAT family N-acetyltransferase, producing the protein MQPCDITVPADGDCPELLLSAPTLADIERIAEICDDPDIQEWLTVPHGYTVEDARDFVNDVAAPGWKTGKELTWGIRESDGRGGWYLVGLVSLGAQPGDVRTLGFSLAAQARGRGVMTRAVRAVVDLAFDASGPVRAAALRWVCEVHDGVPNWASWRVAWRLGFTREAHLRAALPNKGDLHDAWYATLLPGDPREPRAPWDGPAPRSVRAGASGPEVAAPGRGSGSGGAGRAGAAWTPLVPHDGVGRREGDDPEALVRRFHHVYELPVRTDGPCLDRPSLGMRMSLVAEEFAELTGAVYGADARAEVEAAYARAVRCDDGTRDTVGAADALADLVYVIYGMALETGIDLAAVLAEVQRSNMSKLGEDGRPVYREDGKVLKGPGYFPPDVAGVLGLQAGDEEGRSPRS